From Heteronotia binoei isolate CCM8104 ecotype False Entrance Well chromosome 12, APGP_CSIRO_Hbin_v1, whole genome shotgun sequence, the proteins below share one genomic window:
- the LOC132580705 gene encoding uncharacterized protein K02A2.6-like, translating into MGMCSSLRPRLLGGAHPPIPPYVPGDAESYRGPPISLPLDPTVRPIRLKARRVPFALKPKIEAELDRLTAQGVLEPVDYAPWETPIVTPLKPNGEVRICADYKCTINRALQDNPYPVPVVSHVLAALAGSKIFGKLDLAQAYQQLPVDNKTAEAQTIVTHRGAFRVKRLQFGVSVAPGIFQSIMDALLKGIPGVQPFFDDVLVAAPDPEEFGNRLREVLRRFQAAGLKVKREKCLLGVPRVEFLGFAVDAAGIHPTEEKTRAIVQAPAPTCKAELQSFLGVLNFYHSFLPHKAALDVLVSNAVLHHFDEGLPVILACDASPYGVGAVLGHQLPDGREVPVAYYSRTLTPAERNYAQIDKEALAIVAGVRKFHEYLYGRRFTIATDHKPLLGLLAPDRQTPQILSQRVLRWNQFLNSYTYTLIHRAGKAMGHADALSRLPLPEMGPDPAPAHQVMLMESLPEPPLHAAEVAKATQKHKTLARVLDWVVRGWPEGNMGEEFKPYKVRREELAAHKGCLLWGSRVVIPPPLQKRVLESLHETHPGIVRMKALARSYVWWPGMDGE; encoded by the exons ATGGGGATGTGTTCCAGCCTCCGgcccaggctgctggggggcgccCACCCGCCGATCCCTCCCTACGTGCCGGGAGACGCGGAG agctaccgggggccgcccatttccctgcccctagaccccacggtcagaccgattcggctcaaggccaggagggttccgttcgccttgaaacctaagattgaggcagaattagaccgcctcacggcacaaggtgtcctggagcccgtggactacgccccctgggagacccccatcgtaaccccactcaagccaaacggggaggtgcggatctgtgcagactacaaatgcacgataaaccgggcactgcaggataacccctacccagtgccggtggtgagccacgtcctggctgccctcgcggggtctaaaatcttcgggaagctggatttggcccaggcctaccaacagctcccggtggacaataagacggccgaggcccagacgattGTAACACataggggggctttccgggtgaagaggctacagttcggggtaagcgtcgctccggggatcttccagagtataatggacgccctccttaaagggatccccggagtccagccgttcttcgatgacgttttagtcgccgccccggaccccgaagaattcggcaaccgccttagagaggtgctccgccggttccaggctgcggggctcaaggtcaagagggagaaatgcctgctgggggttccgcgggtggagttcctggggttcgccgtggacgcagcgggaatccaccccacggaagaaaagacacgggccatcgtgcaagctccggcccccacctgcaaagcggagctccaaagcttcttgggggtccttaacttttaccactcattcctcccccacaaggcagcccta gacgttctggtgtccaatgcggtgctccaccattttgacgagggcctccccgtcatcttggcttgcgatgcatcgccgtatggggtgggagcagtcctggggcaccaactcccggacgggagggaggtgccggtagcatactactcccgcacactgacaccagcagagcgcaattacgcgcagatagataaggaggctctggcgatcgtggcgggggtccgcaagttccacgagtatctgtacgggcggaggttcaccatagccacggaccacaagcccctcttaggtctgctggccccagatcgacaaaccccccaaattctgtcacagcgtgtgttgaggtggaatcaattcctcaactcctacacttacacactgatacaccgggccggcaaggctatgggtcacgcggacgcgctcagccgcttgccgcttccggaaatgggtccagaccccgcccccgcacaccaggtaatgctgatggaaagcctcccagagccgcccctacacgcagcggaggtcgccaaggccacccagaaacacaagacactggcacgggtgctcgactgggtggtaagggggtggccagagggaaacatgggggaagaattcaaaccctataaagtcaggagggaggaactagcagcccacaaggggtgcttactatggggaagtagggtagtgattccacccccACTGCAAAAGCGagttctagaatccctccatgagacccaccccggcatagtgcgaatgaaggccctggctagaagctacgtctggtggcc